From the genome of Arcobacter sp. F2176, one region includes:
- the lpdA gene encoding dihydrolipoyl dehydrogenase produces MSKVIDILIPDLGADNDVDLIDVMVSIGDKVEEEDGLITLETEKASMDVPTTHGGIIKEILVKVGDKVNSGDLIARIEIEDEASATPAVEEKVQEAPKAKTEPAKTSTNTDGAGEVKGQVLVIGAGPGGYSAAFRCADLGLDTVLVERYPTLGGVCLNVGCIPSKALLHVAKVMEEAEHISHAGIKFSKPEIDLPGVAAYKSGVVKKLTDGLGAMAKMRKVTVVQGYAKFLDNNSVIVEHTDVEGKQTKVTFDNCIIAAGSQSSKMSFIPHEDPRIWDSTDALEVKEVPKRLLVMGGGIIGLEMGTVYQKLGSQVDFVVRGKQLMSGTDADIVKMYTKSNVKRFNVMFETQAQSIIPKQDGVYVEFKGKNAPEGAVAYDAILVAMGRSANGNKLDLQNCGVNVDDYGIIKVDNQMRTNVPNIYAIGDIVGQPMLAHKAVHEGHVAAEVIAGEKVFFEPKQIPSIAYTFPEIAWAGMTENEAKAAGVNYEVSTFPWSASGRALASDVSSDGMTKLIFDKDTHQLIGGALVGDNAGELLGEISLALEMDCDAEDIALTIHAHPTLHESVGMAAEIFHGSITDLPNAKAKKR; encoded by the coding sequence ATGAGTAAAGTTATAGATATTTTAATTCCTGATTTAGGTGCTGATAATGATGTTGATTTAATCGATGTTATGGTTAGTATTGGAGATAAAGTAGAAGAAGAAGATGGACTTATTACCCTAGAGACTGAAAAAGCCTCTATGGATGTTCCAACTACTCACGGTGGTATTATAAAAGAGATTCTTGTAAAAGTTGGAGATAAAGTTAACTCTGGTGATTTAATTGCAAGAATTGAAATAGAAGATGAAGCTTCAGCAACACCAGCTGTTGAAGAAAAAGTGCAAGAAGCACCAAAAGCTAAAACTGAGCCAGCAAAAACTTCTACAAATACTGATGGTGCAGGTGAAGTAAAAGGTCAAGTACTAGTAATAGGAGCAGGACCTGGTGGTTATTCTGCTGCTTTTAGATGTGCAGATTTAGGTTTAGATACAGTTTTAGTGGAAAGATATCCAACACTAGGTGGAGTTTGTCTAAATGTTGGTTGTATTCCATCTAAAGCACTTCTTCATGTGGCAAAAGTTATGGAAGAAGCAGAACACATTTCACATGCAGGTATCAAGTTTTCAAAACCTGAGATTGATTTACCAGGAGTTGCAGCTTATAAAAGTGGCGTTGTAAAAAAACTAACTGATGGTTTAGGTGCAATGGCTAAGATGAGAAAAGTAACAGTAGTACAAGGTTATGCTAAGTTTTTAGATAATAACTCTGTTATCGTTGAGCATACTGATGTTGAAGGTAAACAAACAAAAGTTACTTTTGATAATTGTATTATTGCAGCTGGATCTCAAAGCTCTAAAATGTCATTTATACCTCATGAAGATCCTAGAATTTGGGATTCTACTGATGCCTTAGAAGTAAAAGAAGTACCAAAAAGACTTCTAGTTATGGGTGGAGGAATTATCGGACTTGAAATGGGAACTGTTTATCAAAAATTAGGAAGCCAAGTTGACTTCGTAGTTAGAGGTAAACAACTAATGAGCGGAACTGATGCTGATATAGTTAAAATGTATACTAAATCAAATGTAAAAAGATTTAATGTAATGTTTGAAACTCAAGCACAATCAATCATCCCAAAACAAGATGGTGTTTATGTTGAATTCAAAGGTAAAAATGCACCAGAAGGTGCAGTAGCTTATGATGCAATTCTTGTAGCAATGGGAAGAAGTGCAAATGGTAATAAACTAGACCTTCAAAATTGTGGAGTGAATGTTGATGATTATGGAATCATAAAAGTTGACAATCAAATGAGAACAAATGTACCAAATATCTATGCAATTGGAGATATTGTTGGGCAACCTATGCTTGCACACAAAGCAGTACATGAAGGTCATGTGGCAGCTGAAGTAATAGCTGGTGAAAAAGTATTCTTTGAACCAAAACAAATTCCAAGTATCGCTTATACTTTCCCAGAAATCGCTTGGGCTGGTATGACTGAAAATGAAGCAAAAGCAGCTGGTGTAAACTATGAGGTATCAACTTTCCCATGGTCAGCATCAGGTAGAGCATTGGCAAGTGATGTTTCAAGTGATGGTATGACTAAACTTATTTTTGATAAAGATACTCACCAACTAATTGGTGGAGCACTTGTTGGAGATAATGCAGGTGAATTACTTGGTGAAATTTCACTAGCACTTGAAATGGATTGTGATGCAGAAGATATTGCACTTACAATTCATGCACACCCTACTTTACATGAATCAGTTGGTATGGCAGCTGAAATATTCCACGGAAGTATTACAGACTTACCAAATGCAAAAGCTAAAAAGAGATAA
- the aceF gene encoding dihydrolipoyllysine-residue acetyltransferase, producing the protein MSTIQDIYIPDLGADKDVDLIDIMVSVGDTVEVEDGLITLETEKASMDVPTTHAGVIKEILVKVGDKVNSGDLIARVEIQDEASSEEAPAEAAAPAPKTEEKKEAPAASAPASSGPMDLKSAEAELQAISASGAQVSCQLIQDQTICSVIEEVHIPDLGADKDVDLIDVMVNVGDTVEAEHGLITLETEKASMDVPAPFAGEILELFVKVGDKVNSGDLIAKMVKTVVMESKVPTPAQAPKQEAPKEEKKAPATLQAAVATATVKEDTSVLSQKAKKVYASPSVRKIAREFGVDLGFVKGSAKKGRILKEDIKAYVKEQLNKPASASGSGLGFNLPELKEVDFSQFGEIETVELSRIQKISGPSLHRNWVSIPHVTQFDEADITELESFRKAQNAIADGFKLSPLVFVVKAVAKALAIHPKFNSSLSADGQNLIMKKYFHIAIAVDTPNGLMVPVIRDVDKKGFKEIAIEMAEISKKAREGKLKSADMQGASFTISSLGGIGGTKFTPIINAPEVAILGLSKSEMKPVWNGENFIPRLTLPLSLSYDHKVIDGADGARFTTTLSQLLSDIRLLSL; encoded by the coding sequence ATGAGTACAATTCAAGATATTTATATTCCTGATTTAGGGGCTGACAAAGATGTTGATTTAATTGACATTATGGTTAGTGTTGGTGATACTGTTGAAGTTGAAGATGGTTTAATTACACTTGAGACTGAAAAAGCATCTATGGATGTTCCTACAACTCATGCAGGTGTTATAAAAGAAATACTTGTGAAAGTTGGAGATAAAGTAAATTCTGGTGATTTAATTGCAAGAGTTGAAATCCAAGATGAAGCAAGTAGTGAAGAAGCTCCAGCTGAAGCTGCGGCACCAGCTCCTAAAACTGAAGAGAAAAAAGAAGCACCAGCTGCTTCTGCTCCTGCTAGTTCTGGTCCAATGGATTTAAAATCAGCAGAAGCAGAACTTCAAGCAATTTCAGCTTCAGGTGCACAAGTTTCTTGTCAACTGATCCAAGATCAAACTATTTGTTCAGTAATTGAAGAAGTTCATATTCCTGATTTAGGTGCAGATAAAGATGTTGATTTAATTGATGTTATGGTTAATGTAGGTGATACAGTTGAAGCAGAACACGGTTTAATTACACTTGAAACTGAAAAAGCATCTATGGATGTACCTGCTCCATTTGCAGGTGAGATTTTAGAACTTTTTGTTAAAGTTGGAGATAAAGTAAACTCTGGTGACTTAATTGCTAAGATGGTTAAAACTGTAGTTATGGAAAGTAAAGTTCCAACTCCAGCACAAGCACCTAAACAAGAAGCTCCAAAAGAAGAGAAAAAAGCACCTGCAACTTTACAAGCAGCTGTTGCAACAGCAACTGTTAAAGAAGACACAAGTGTATTATCTCAAAAAGCTAAAAAAGTTTATGCAAGTCCAAGTGTAAGAAAAATAGCAAGAGAATTTGGTGTTGATTTAGGTTTTGTAAAAGGAAGCGCTAAAAAAGGTAGAATTCTAAAAGAAGATATCAAAGCTTATGTAAAAGAGCAACTAAATAAACCAGCAAGTGCATCTGGAAGTGGATTAGGATTTAATCTACCAGAACTTAAAGAAGTAGATTTCTCACAATTTGGTGAAATTGAAACTGTTGAGTTAAGTAGAATCCAAAAAATTTCAGGACCAAGTTTACATAGAAACTGGGTATCAATTCCTCATGTAACACAATTTGATGAAGCTGATATTACAGAACTAGAAAGCTTTAGAAAAGCACAAAATGCTATTGCTGATGGGTTTAAACTTTCACCTTTAGTATTTGTGGTTAAAGCTGTGGCAAAAGCCTTAGCTATTCATCCTAAATTTAATTCATCATTAAGTGCTGATGGACAAAATTTAATTATGAAAAAATATTTCCATATTGCAATTGCAGTTGACACTCCAAATGGTCTTATGGTTCCAGTAATTAGAGATGTTGATAAAAAAGGATTTAAAGAAATAGCTATTGAAATGGCTGAGATTTCTAAAAAAGCAAGAGAAGGTAAACTAAAATCTGCTGATATGCAAGGTGCTTCATTTACAATCTCATCTTTAGGTGGAATTGGTGGAACTAAATTCACTCCAATTATCAATGCTCCTGAAGTTGCAATCTTAGGATTATCAAAATCTGAAATGAAACCAGTATGGAATGGTGAAAACTTCATACCAAGATTAACTTTACCGTTATCATTATCTTATGATCATAAAGTAATCGATGGTGCTGATGGTGCAAGATTTACAACTACTTTATCACAACTATTAAGTGATATTAGACTATTAAGTCTGTAA